The proteins below come from a single Rhizobium tropici CIAT 899 genomic window:
- the rnr gene encoding ribonuclease R: MSREPRGRNPSSERRSGKPGRAGKAGGDVEPMMAIIHGELPPREVILRFIADHPQQASKRELAKAFGLKGESRVALKELLRELEEEGMVQKSRKSLIRPGALPPIAVLDITTRDKDGMLIGRPAEWADENGVAPAVMIKQSSSPAGRNGKGKTPVAGMGDRILAKIFSAVDRGGPAYTARIIKVIDKRQGASMGVFRETPGGGGRLMPIERRGEEMVIDPDYTGGAKDGDLVEVEVARLGRFGLARAKVLSVVGSVASEKAISMIAIHAHGIPHVFPAAVIAEADAAKPATMSHREDWRSLPLITIDPADAKDHDDAVYAEMDPSPDNPDGVIVTVAIADVSWYVRPNSPLDREALKRGNSVYFPDRVAPMLPERISNDLCSLKEGVDRPALAVRMIFSKEGRKAGHTFHRVMMKSAAKLSYQQAQAAIDGQPDDKTGPMLEPILKPLWHAYEILKKGRDRRQPLELDMPERKILLKPDGTVDRVFVPPRLDAHKLIEEMMIQANVAAAETLEKRKQVLIYRIHDGPTLAKQEILREFLATLGISLAKGGNVRANSFNGILAKAEGTAHQTMVNEMVLRSQSQAIYSPDNIGHFGLNLMKYAHFTSPIRRYADLIVHRALVGSLGLGEGAITPDEEASLDDIAAEISTFERRAMAAERETVDRLIAHHLAGRVGAEFEARVGGVTKSGLFVTLPDYGADGFIPISTLGTDYFIYDEAHQALTGERTGLGFRLGDDVTVRLAEAVPLAGALRFEMLSDGKPMPTAVRSFHKATRRNKSQARKAPGTRPPRGRR; encoded by the coding sequence GTGAGCAGAGAACCGCGCGGCAGGAACCCATCGTCGGAACGGCGTTCCGGTAAGCCCGGCCGCGCCGGCAAGGCAGGCGGTGACGTTGAGCCGATGATGGCAATTATCCACGGCGAGCTGCCGCCGCGCGAAGTCATCCTGCGCTTCATCGCCGATCATCCGCAACAGGCTTCCAAGCGCGAGCTCGCCAAGGCCTTCGGCCTGAAGGGTGAAAGTCGCGTCGCGCTGAAGGAACTGCTGCGCGAGCTTGAAGAAGAAGGCATGGTGCAGAAGAGCCGCAAATCGCTCATCCGCCCCGGCGCGCTGCCGCCGATCGCCGTGCTGGATATCACCACCCGTGACAAGGATGGCATGCTGATCGGCCGCCCCGCCGAATGGGCCGACGAAAACGGCGTAGCACCTGCCGTGATGATCAAGCAGTCCTCCTCGCCTGCCGGCCGCAACGGCAAGGGCAAGACGCCGGTCGCCGGCATGGGCGACCGCATACTTGCGAAGATCTTCTCAGCCGTCGATCGCGGCGGCCCAGCCTATACGGCTCGCATCATCAAGGTCATCGACAAGCGGCAGGGCGCCTCCATGGGCGTCTTCCGCGAAACGCCGGGCGGCGGCGGGCGGCTGATGCCGATCGAACGGCGCGGCGAGGAAATGGTCATCGACCCCGATTATACCGGCGGCGCCAAGGATGGCGATCTGGTCGAAGTGGAAGTGGCGCGTCTCGGCCGCTTCGGTCTGGCGCGCGCCAAGGTTCTATCTGTTGTCGGTTCTGTCGCCTCGGAAAAAGCGATCTCGATGATCGCCATTCACGCACATGGAATTCCGCATGTCTTCCCCGCGGCCGTGATTGCGGAGGCCGACGCAGCCAAGCCCGCCACCATGTCCCATCGCGAGGATTGGCGGAGCCTGCCGCTGATCACCATCGACCCGGCCGACGCCAAGGATCATGACGACGCCGTCTACGCCGAAATGGACCCCTCGCCCGACAATCCGGACGGCGTGATCGTCACCGTCGCCATCGCCGACGTCTCCTGGTATGTGCGCCCGAACTCGCCGCTCGACCGCGAGGCGCTGAAGCGCGGCAATTCGGTCTATTTCCCCGATCGCGTCGCGCCGATGCTGCCCGAGCGCATCTCCAACGATCTCTGCTCGCTCAAGGAAGGCGTCGACCGCCCTGCCCTCGCGGTTCGAATGATCTTCTCCAAGGAAGGCCGCAAGGCTGGGCATACCTTCCATCGTGTTATGATGAAGAGCGCTGCCAAGCTTTCCTACCAGCAGGCGCAGGCTGCGATCGACGGCCAGCCCGACGACAAGACCGGACCGATGCTGGAGCCGATCCTCAAGCCGCTCTGGCACGCCTATGAGATTTTGAAAAAGGGCCGCGACCGGCGCCAGCCGCTCGAACTCGACATGCCCGAGCGCAAGATCCTGCTGAAGCCGGATGGCACCGTCGATCGCGTCTTCGTGCCGCCGCGCCTCGATGCGCACAAGCTCATCGAAGAAATGATGATCCAGGCGAACGTCGCTGCGGCGGAGACGTTGGAAAAGCGCAAGCAGGTGCTGATCTACCGTATCCACGATGGCCCGACGCTCGCCAAGCAGGAAATCCTGCGCGAATTTCTGGCCACCCTCGGCATTTCGCTTGCCAAGGGCGGCAATGTGCGCGCCAACAGCTTCAACGGCATTCTGGCGAAAGCCGAGGGTACGGCGCATCAGACCATGGTCAACGAGATGGTACTGCGCTCACAGAGCCAGGCGATCTATAGCCCAGACAATATCGGGCATTTCGGCCTCAATCTGATGAAATACGCCCACTTCACCTCGCCCATCCGCCGCTATGCCGACTTGATCGTGCATCGCGCGCTGGTCGGCTCGCTCGGCCTCGGCGAAGGTGCGATCACGCCGGACGAAGAAGCCTCGCTCGACGATATCGCAGCCGAGATCTCGACCTTCGAGCGCCGCGCCATGGCCGCGGAGCGCGAGACGGTGGATCGGCTTATCGCCCATCACCTCGCCGGCCGTGTCGGCGCAGAGTTCGAAGCGCGCGTCGGCGGCGTCACCAAGTCAGGACTTTTTGTCACCCTGCCGGACTATGGCGCCGACGGTTTCATCCCTATATCTACGCTCGGCACCGATTACTTCATCTACGACGAGGCCCATCAGGCGCTGACAGGCGAAAGAACGGGACTAGGATTTCGTCTCGGCGACGATGTAACGGTGAGGCTGGCGGAAGCCGTGCCGCTTGCCGGAGCGCTGCGCTTCGAAATGCTGAGCGACGGCAAGCCTATGCCGACGGCGGTGCGTTCCTTCCATAAGGCCACCCGCCGCAACAAGAGCCAGGCGCGCAAGGCGCCGGGCACGAGACCACCGCGCGGCCGCAGGTAA
- the topA gene encoding type I DNA topoisomerase — protein MNVVVVESPAKAKTINKYLGPGYKVLASFGHVRDLPAKDGSVLPDQDFEMLWEVDGASQKRIKDIADALKTSDGLILATDPDREGEAISWHVLDVLNKKRVINGKPVKRVVFNAITKKAVLDAMAEPRDIDVPLVDAYLARRALDYLVGFNLSPVLWRKLPGARSAGRVQSVALRLVCDRESEIERFISEEYWNLSAILKTPRGDEFEARLVSADGKRLQPRAIGNGEEAGKLKALLEGASYVVDTVEAKPVKRNPSPPFTTSTLQQAASSKLGFSASRTMQVAQKLYEGVDIGGETVGLITYMRTDGVQMAPEAIDAARHAIANQFGDRYLPEKARFYSTKAKNAQEAHEAIRPTDFDRVPDRIRKFLDDDQLRLYDLIWKRGIASQMASAEIERTTVEILADNAGNKAGLRAVGSVIRFDGFIAAYTDQKEDGEQSDDSEEGGRLPEINARENLAKQKINSTQHFTEPPPRYSEASLIKKMEELGIGRPSTYAATLATLRDRDYVTIDKRKLVPQAKGRLVTAFLESFFTKYVEYDFTADLEEKLDRISAGELNWKDVLRDFWRDFFAQIEDTKELRVTNVLDALNDALAPLVFPKREDGSDPRICQVCGTGNLSLKLGKYGAFVGCSNYPECNYTRQLSSEGGAEAESNGLNEPKALGTDPVTGEELTLRSGRFGPYIQRGDGKDAKRASLPRGWKPEDIDYEKAMALISLPRDIGKHPETGKMISSGIGRYGPFLLHDGSYANLESVEDVFTVGLNRAVTVLAEKQSKAGGGARGGTPAALKDLGAHPDGGGSITVRDGKYGPYVNWGKVNATLPKGTDPQAITVEEAVALIAAKAGKSGGTTKKAPAKAKAAAAGAKATKTTAKPKAAAKKPAAKTAAKKKSAE, from the coding sequence ATGAACGTTGTAGTGGTGGAATCGCCTGCCAAGGCCAAGACAATCAATAAATATCTGGGACCCGGATATAAGGTTCTTGCATCCTTCGGCCATGTGCGTGACCTGCCAGCCAAAGACGGTTCGGTGCTACCGGACCAGGATTTCGAAATGCTGTGGGAAGTCGATGGTGCCTCGCAAAAGCGCATCAAGGACATCGCCGACGCGCTCAAAACCTCCGACGGCCTGATTCTCGCGACCGACCCGGATCGTGAGGGTGAAGCCATTTCCTGGCATGTGCTCGACGTGCTGAACAAGAAGCGCGTCATCAACGGCAAGCCGGTGAAGCGCGTCGTCTTCAACGCCATCACGAAAAAGGCCGTGCTCGACGCAATGGCCGAGCCACGCGACATCGACGTGCCGCTGGTGGACGCCTATCTCGCCCGCCGCGCGCTTGACTATCTCGTCGGCTTCAACCTGTCGCCGGTTCTGTGGCGCAAGCTGCCGGGCGCGCGCTCGGCCGGGCGCGTGCAATCCGTGGCCCTTCGCCTCGTCTGCGACCGCGAGTCCGAGATCGAGCGCTTCATCTCGGAAGAATACTGGAATCTCTCGGCAATCCTGAAGACGCCGCGCGGCGACGAATTCGAAGCCCGCCTCGTATCCGCTGATGGCAAGCGCCTCCAGCCGCGCGCGATCGGCAATGGCGAAGAGGCCGGCAAGCTAAAGGCGCTGCTCGAAGGCGCTTCCTATGTCGTCGACACCGTCGAGGCGAAGCCGGTCAAGCGCAATCCGAGCCCACCCTTCACCACCTCGACGCTGCAGCAGGCCGCTTCCTCGAAGCTCGGCTTCTCGGCCTCGCGCACCATGCAGGTGGCGCAGAAGCTCTATGAAGGCGTCGATATCGGCGGCGAAACCGTCGGTCTCATCACCTATATGCGTACGGACGGCGTGCAGATGGCGCCGGAAGCGATCGATGCGGCACGCCACGCCATCGCCAACCAGTTCGGCGACCGCTACCTGCCGGAAAAGGCACGCTTCTATTCCACCAAGGCAAAGAATGCCCAGGAAGCACACGAAGCGATCCGCCCGACCGATTTTGACCGCGTGCCGGACCGCATCCGCAAGTTCCTCGATGACGACCAGCTCAGGCTTTACGATCTGATTTGGAAGCGCGGTATCGCCAGCCAGATGGCATCGGCAGAAATCGAGCGTACGACGGTCGAGATCCTGGCCGATAACGCGGGCAACAAGGCGGGCCTGCGCGCCGTAGGCTCCGTCATCCGTTTCGACGGCTTCATCGCTGCCTATACTGACCAGAAGGAAGACGGCGAGCAGAGCGACGACAGCGAAGAAGGCGGTCGTCTGCCCGAGATCAACGCGCGGGAAAATCTCGCCAAGCAGAAGATCAATTCGACCCAGCATTTCACCGAACCGCCGCCGCGCTATTCTGAGGCGTCGCTGATCAAGAAGATGGAAGAGCTCGGCATTGGCCGCCCCTCCACCTATGCGGCGACGCTCGCAACGCTGCGCGACCGCGATTACGTGACCATCGACAAGCGCAAGCTGGTGCCACAGGCCAAGGGACGGCTGGTTACAGCCTTCCTCGAAAGCTTCTTCACCAAGTATGTGGAGTATGATTTCACAGCCGATCTGGAAGAGAAGCTCGACCGCATTTCGGCCGGCGAGCTGAACTGGAAGGACGTGCTGCGCGACTTCTGGCGTGATTTCTTCGCCCAGATCGAAGACACGAAGGAACTGCGCGTCACCAATGTTCTCGATGCTCTGAACGATGCGCTGGCACCGCTTGTCTTCCCGAAGCGCGAAGACGGCAGCGATCCGCGCATCTGCCAGGTGTGCGGCACGGGCAATCTCTCGCTGAAACTCGGCAAATACGGTGCCTTCGTCGGCTGCTCGAACTATCCGGAGTGCAATTATACCCGCCAGCTTTCGTCGGAAGGCGGCGCGGAGGCCGAATCCAACGGATTGAATGAGCCGAAAGCGCTCGGCACCGATCCGGTGACCGGTGAAGAGCTGACGCTGCGTTCGGGCCGCTTCGGTCCCTATATCCAGCGCGGCGACGGCAAGGATGCCAAGCGTGCATCGCTGCCGCGCGGCTGGAAGCCGGAGGATATCGATTATGAAAAGGCGATGGCGCTGATCTCGCTGCCACGCGACATCGGCAAGCACCCCGAAACCGGCAAGATGATTTCTTCCGGCATCGGCCGCTATGGACCGTTCCTGTTGCACGACGGCAGCTATGCCAACCTTGAAAGCGTCGAGGATGTCTTCACCGTTGGTCTGAACCGCGCCGTCACCGTTCTTGCCGAAAAGCAGAGCAAGGCAGGCGGTGGAGCGCGCGGCGGGACGCCCGCAGCGTTGAAGGATCTCGGCGCGCATCCGGATGGCGGCGGCTCGATCACCGTTCGCGACGGCAAGTATGGCCCCTACGTCAATTGGGGCAAGGTCAACGCAACCCTGCCGAAGGGCACGGATCCGCAGGCCATCACCGTCGAGGAAGCCGTGGCTCTGATCGCAGCGAAGGCCGGCAAGAGCGGCGGCACCACCAAGAAGGCGCCCGCCAAGGCAAAGGCCGCGGCAGCCGGCGCAAAAGCCACGAAAACGACTGCCAAGCCGAAGGCTGCTGCAAAGAAGCCAGCGGCCAAGACGGCAGCGAAAAAGAAGAGTGCAGAGTGA
- the dprA gene encoding DNA-processing protein DprA has product MDAGSARRTGVALTEKQRIAWLRLIRSDNVGPSTFRDLINHYGSAEAALAALPELSQRGGSTRAIRIADERDALRELESAHRFGARFVGIGEPDYPPALREIDGAPPLLAVKGNMSVATRPAIGMVGSRNASISGAKFTAMIARTCGEAGYAVVSGLARGIDTAAHRASLATGTIAAMAGGLDQPYPPENIGLLNDIWSGNGLAVSEMPFGWEPRARDFPRRNRLIAGISLGVVVVEAAMRSGSLITARLAGEFGRLVFAVPGSPLDPRCEGTNGLLKDGAMIVTTPDDVVDALRPLAEPDLFRPRPATAPLERSKPLSTPPDDAERDHIVEALGPTPVEIDDIVRHTGLSISAVHSVLLELDMAGRLHRHPGGLVSISMLD; this is encoded by the coding sequence ATGGACGCAGGCAGCGCAAGACGGACCGGAGTTGCGCTGACCGAAAAACAAAGGATCGCCTGGCTCAGGCTCATCCGCTCCGACAATGTCGGACCGTCCACCTTTCGCGACCTCATCAATCACTATGGTTCGGCCGAAGCCGCTCTGGCCGCGTTGCCGGAGCTTTCGCAGCGCGGCGGCTCGACGCGCGCGATCCGCATTGCCGATGAGCGGGATGCCCTGCGGGAGCTGGAATCGGCACATCGCTTCGGCGCACGTTTCGTCGGCATCGGCGAGCCGGATTATCCGCCTGCCCTTCGCGAGATCGATGGCGCGCCGCCGCTGCTTGCCGTCAAAGGCAACATGTCCGTAGCGACGAGGCCGGCCATCGGCATGGTCGGCTCGCGAAATGCCTCGATCAGCGGCGCCAAATTCACCGCCATGATTGCGCGCACCTGTGGCGAGGCCGGTTATGCGGTGGTTTCCGGCCTGGCACGCGGCATCGACACGGCGGCTCACCGCGCCAGCCTCGCCACCGGTACGATCGCTGCCATGGCTGGTGGCCTCGACCAGCCCTATCCACCCGAGAATATCGGCCTGCTCAATGACATCTGGAGTGGCAACGGGCTTGCCGTCAGCGAGATGCCCTTCGGCTGGGAGCCGCGAGCGCGCGACTTTCCGCGCCGCAATCGACTTATCGCCGGCATCTCGCTCGGTGTCGTGGTCGTCGAGGCGGCAATGCGATCCGGTTCGCTGATAACAGCGCGACTTGCCGGCGAATTCGGCCGGCTCGTCTTTGCCGTTCCCGGCTCACCGCTCGATCCGCGCTGCGAAGGAACGAACGGCCTGCTGAAAGATGGCGCGATGATCGTCACGACACCGGACGATGTCGTCGATGCGCTGCGGCCGCTCGCCGAGCCGGATCTCTTTCGCCCGCGCCCCGCAACGGCACCCCTCGAAAGAAGCAAGCCGCTCTCCACGCCGCCCGATGATGCCGAGCGCGACCATATCGTCGAGGCGCTAGGGCCGACGCCGGTCGAGATCGACGATATCGTCCGTCACACCGGCTTGTCGATATCGGCCGTTCACTCCGTTCTTCTCGAACTGGACATGGCCGGCCGGCTACATCGGCATCCCGGCGGGCTGGTGTCGATCTCCATGCTGGATTGA
- the plsY gene encoding glycerol-3-phosphate 1-O-acyltransferase PlsY, which produces MADFWTWQLTLQTALAALVIGYLLGSIPFGLLLTRMAGLGDVRNIGSGNIGATNVLRTGNKGLAAATLLLDAFKGTAAVLISAHFFGEDAGVLAGFAAFIGHIFPVWIGFKGGKGVATYLGILLGLAPLMALIFAIVWLAIAFTTRYSSLSALVATLVIPVVLWILGADKIAAVMALMTVISWYKHRANIARLTAGTEGKIGAKG; this is translated from the coding sequence ATGGCTGATTTCTGGACTTGGCAGCTTACCCTGCAGACCGCGCTGGCAGCGCTTGTCATCGGCTATCTGCTCGGCTCCATTCCCTTCGGCCTCCTGCTGACCCGCATGGCCGGGCTCGGCGACGTGCGCAACATCGGTTCGGGCAATATCGGCGCGACCAACGTGCTGCGCACCGGCAACAAGGGGCTTGCAGCCGCAACCCTGCTGCTCGACGCCTTCAAGGGTACGGCCGCCGTGCTGATCAGCGCGCATTTCTTTGGCGAGGATGCCGGCGTTCTTGCCGGCTTTGCCGCCTTCATCGGCCACATCTTCCCGGTCTGGATCGGCTTCAAGGGCGGCAAGGGTGTCGCCACCTATCTCGGCATCCTGCTCGGGCTTGCACCGCTGATGGCCCTGATCTTCGCCATCGTCTGGCTGGCGATCGCCTTTACCACCCGCTATTCCTCGCTTTCCGCACTGGTTGCAACTCTTGTCATCCCGGTTGTATTGTGGATATTGGGGGCCGATAAGATCGCCGCCGTCATGGCGCTGATGACCGTCATCTCCTGGTACAAGCATAGGGCCAATATTGCCCGGCTGACCGCGGGAACGGAAGGCAAGATCGGAGCAAAGGGATAA
- a CDS encoding dihydroorotase yields the protein MSNSIVLQNVRIIDPSRDLDEIGTIVVEDGVIVASGKDAKSHAVPKGASVRDCNGLVAIPGLVDARVHVGEPGGEHRETISSASRAAAAGGVTSFIMMPDTDPVIDDIALVEFVRKTARDTAVVNVYPAAALTKGLAGEEMTEIGLLREAGAVVFTDAHSSLHDSQVLRRVMTYAREFGAVISCETRDKYLGANGVMHEGLLASWLGLSGIPKEAELIPLERDLRVATLTRSHYHAAMISVPESAEAIRLARSRGAKVTCGISINNLALNENDIGEYRTFFKLYPPLRSEDDRTGMIEALADGTIDIIVSSHDPQDVDTKRLPFGEAEDGAVGLETLLPAALRLYHSGQVSLMRLIDALSTRPAQIFGLPAGTLKPGAKADIALVDLDEPWLVAKDMLLSRSKNTPFEDARMSGRAVATYVAGKVVHSL from the coding sequence ATGAGCAACTCGATCGTCCTTCAGAACGTCCGCATCATCGATCCCTCCCGCGATCTCGATGAGATCGGCACGATCGTCGTCGAAGACGGTGTGATCGTAGCCTCCGGCAAGGATGCGAAGAGCCACGCCGTGCCCAAGGGCGCGTCCGTTCGCGACTGCAATGGGCTCGTCGCCATTCCCGGCCTGGTCGATGCGCGCGTTCATGTCGGCGAGCCCGGCGGCGAACATCGCGAAACGATCTCCTCTGCGAGCCGTGCGGCTGCGGCCGGCGGCGTCACTTCCTTCATCATGATGCCGGACACGGACCCCGTCATCGACGATATCGCGCTGGTCGAATTCGTCCGCAAGACGGCCCGCGACACGGCCGTCGTCAACGTCTATCCGGCAGCGGCTCTCACCAAGGGACTTGCCGGCGAGGAGATGACGGAAATCGGCCTGCTGCGCGAAGCCGGAGCCGTCGTGTTTACCGACGCGCATTCCAGCCTTCACGATAGCCAGGTCCTGCGCCGGGTGATGACCTATGCGCGCGAATTCGGCGCTGTCATTTCCTGCGAGACGCGCGATAAATATCTCGGCGCAAACGGCGTGATGCATGAAGGACTGCTCGCAAGCTGGCTTGGCCTCTCCGGCATTCCGAAGGAAGCTGAACTGATCCCGCTCGAGCGCGACCTCCGCGTCGCGACGCTGACACGCAGCCATTATCACGCTGCTATGATCTCAGTGCCGGAATCGGCGGAGGCAATCCGCCTCGCCCGCTCGCGTGGCGCCAAGGTCACCTGCGGCATCTCCATCAACAATCTGGCACTCAACGAGAACGACATCGGCGAGTACCGGACCTTCTTCAAGCTCTACCCGCCGCTGCGCTCAGAGGATGACCGCACAGGCATGATCGAGGCTTTGGCCGACGGCACGATCGACATCATCGTCTCCTCGCATGATCCGCAAGATGTGGATACGAAACGCCTGCCGTTCGGCGAGGCAGAGGACGGTGCGGTCGGGCTGGAAACGCTGCTTCCGGCGGCGCTCCGGCTCTATCATAGCGGCCAAGTCAGCCTGATGCGGCTCATCGATGCGCTCTCGACGCGGCCGGCCCAGATCTTCGGGCTGCCCGCCGGCACACTGAAGCCCGGCGCCAAAGCGGATATCGCTCTCGTCGATCTCGACGAGCCTTGGCTTGTCGCAAAAGACATGCTTTTGTCGCGCTCGAAGAATACGCCCTTCGAAGATGCGAGAATGAGCGGCCGGGCGGTTGCAACCTATGTCGCCGGCAAGGTGGTTCACAGTCTCTAA
- a CDS encoding aspartate carbamoyltransferase catalytic subunit, which translates to MVFFPHRHLIGIKGLTEQDITYLLDKADEAVKISRQREKKTSTLRGLTQINLFFEASTRTQSSFELAGKRLGADVMNMSVGNSSVKKGETLIDTAMTLNAMRPDVLVIRHSSAGAAALLAQKVSCSVVNAGDGQHEHPTQALLDALTIRRAKGKLSRIIVAICGDVLHSRVARSNILLLNAMGARVRVVAPATLLPAGIADMGVEVFHSMKEGLKDADVVMMLRLQRERMSGAFVPSVREYYHFYGLDAETLKVAKEDALVMHPGPMNRGVEIASEVADGPQSVIAEQVEMGVAVRMAVMETLLVSQNQGPRTEGAGA; encoded by the coding sequence ATGGTCTTCTTTCCCCACCGCCACCTCATTGGCATCAAGGGCCTCACCGAGCAGGATATCACCTATCTTCTCGACAAGGCCGACGAGGCGGTCAAGATCAGCCGCCAGCGCGAGAAAAAGACGTCGACGCTTCGCGGGTTGACGCAGATCAATCTCTTCTTCGAAGCATCGACGCGCACGCAATCCTCGTTCGAGCTGGCCGGAAAACGGTTGGGCGCCGATGTGATGAACATGTCGGTCGGCAACTCCTCGGTCAAAAAGGGCGAGACGCTGATCGACACGGCGATGACGCTGAATGCGATGCGGCCCGATGTGCTTGTTATCCGCCATTCGAGCGCGGGTGCCGCAGCACTTCTGGCGCAGAAGGTCTCCTGCTCCGTCGTCAACGCCGGCGACGGCCAGCACGAGCATCCGACCCAGGCCTTGCTCGACGCACTGACGATCCGCCGCGCCAAGGGCAAGCTCTCGCGCATCATCGTCGCGATCTGCGGCGACGTGCTGCATTCGCGCGTTGCCCGCTCCAATATCCTGCTTCTCAACGCCATGGGTGCACGCGTCCGCGTCGTCGCACCCGCCACTCTCCTGCCGGCCGGCATCGCCGATATGGGCGTCGAAGTCTTCCACTCTATGAAGGAAGGGCTGAAGGACGCCGATGTCGTGATGATGCTGCGGCTGCAGCGCGAGCGCATGTCCGGCGCCTTCGTGCCCTCGGTGCGCGAATATTATCACTTCTACGGGCTCGACGCCGAGACCCTGAAGGTCGCCAAGGAGGATGCGCTGGTCATGCACCCGGGGCCGATGAACCGCGGGGTGGAAATCGCCTCAGAGGTGGCCGACGGCCCGCAAAGCGTCATCGCCGAACAGGTGGAGATGGGCGTCGCCGTGCGCATGGCCGTGATGGAAACCCTGCTCGTTTCACAGAACCAGGGACCTCGCACCGAGGGAGCAGGCGCATGA
- a CDS encoding acyl-CoA dehydrogenase family protein produces MTQATRTDDPFADLNQPSLWTGINAYRSDPLIVDLTSGLPRSIREELEQHGRFVTSHEAQELARMANQGTPQLRTHGPRGERLDVVEFHPAWHALMRRSMAMGLHSSIWDAQADPEAKGHSHKVRAARFYLTAQLECGHLCPLTMTSASVAAMMASPAVQKDWAPKILSRKYDSSNKPAMQKSAVTIGMGMTEKQGGTDVRANRTSADKVSEGIYRLSGHKWFMSAPMSDAFIMLAQTKDGMGCFLVPRLLEDGSANGLHFQRLKDKLGNRSNASSEVEFTDTFGFLLGAPDGGIRTILDMVTLTRLDCALASAGIMRASLAEAVHHARGRSVFGKMLVNQPIMTRVLADMALDVAAATALAFRLAEAFDKASGSTEDAAYARVMTPVAKYWCCKIAPALIYEAMECIGGSGYIEERPIARHYREAPVNAIWEGSGNVMALDVLRVLNRGKDLFETVFAGLARDLGPAGKKTIDVLRAAMALCEQDEGAARLLVEQMALAAGAAELYRLGAGKIADAFIETRLAGGWRATYGMLDSRFDASYIVDLLYPPAT; encoded by the coding sequence ATGACCCAAGCGACCCGGACTGACGATCCCTTTGCCGACCTGAACCAGCCGAGCCTCTGGACCGGCATCAATGCCTATCGTTCCGATCCGCTGATCGTCGATCTCACCTCCGGCCTGCCGCGTTCGATACGGGAAGAGCTGGAGCAGCATGGTCGTTTCGTCACCTCGCACGAGGCCCAGGAACTGGCGCGCATGGCAAACCAAGGCACGCCGCAGCTGCGCACCCATGGCCCGCGCGGCGAGCGTCTCGATGTCGTCGAGTTTCACCCCGCCTGGCACGCGCTGATGCGCCGCTCCATGGCGATGGGCCTGCATTCCTCGATCTGGGACGCGCAGGCTGACCCTGAAGCGAAGGGTCATTCGCACAAAGTGCGCGCCGCCCGTTTCTATCTGACGGCGCAGCTCGAATGCGGCCACCTCTGCCCCCTCACGATGACCAGCGCCTCGGTTGCCGCCATGATGGCCTCGCCGGCGGTGCAGAAGGATTGGGCACCGAAGATTCTCTCGCGCAAGTACGATTCGTCCAACAAGCCCGCCATGCAGAAGAGCGCCGTCACCATCGGCATGGGCATGACGGAAAAGCAGGGCGGCACGGATGTGCGTGCCAACCGGACGAGTGCCGATAAGGTCAGCGAAGGCATCTACAGGCTTTCGGGCCACAAGTGGTTCATGTCGGCGCCGATGAGTGACGCCTTCATCATGCTTGCGCAAACCAAGGACGGCATGGGCTGCTTCCTGGTGCCGCGTCTTTTGGAAGATGGTTCGGCCAATGGCCTGCACTTTCAGCGGCTGAAGGATAAGCTCGGCAACCGCTCGAACGCTTCCTCCGAAGTCGAGTTCACCGATACCTTCGGCTTTCTGCTCGGCGCGCCCGATGGCGGCATCCGCACGATCCTCGACATGGTGACGCTGACGCGGCTCGACTGCGCTCTGGCATCCGCCGGCATCATGCGCGCCTCGCTCGCCGAAGCCGTGCATCACGCTCGCGGTCGCAGCGTCTTCGGCAAGATGCTGGTCAACCAGCCGATCATGACGCGCGTACTTGCCGACATGGCGCTCGACGTCGCCGCCGCGACCGCGCTCGCCTTCCGCCTGGCCGAGGCCTTCGACAAGGCCAGCGGCAGCACGGAAGATGCGGCCTATGCCCGCGTCATGACGCCGGTCGCCAAATATTGGTGCTGCAAGATCGCGCCCGCGCTGATCTATGAGGCCATGGAGTGCATCGGCGGCAGCGGCTACATCGAAGAGCGCCCGATTGCCCGCCATTACCGCGAAGCCCCCGTCAATGCGATCTGGGAAGGCTCCGGCAACGTCATGGCGCTTGATGTGCTGCGCGTGTTGAACCGGGGCAAGGACCTGTTCGAGACCGTCTTTGCCGGTCTCGCCCGCGATCTCGGCCCTGCCGGCAAAAAGACCATCGACGTGCTGCGTGCCGCCATGGCGCTTTGCGAGCAGGATGAGGGCGCCGCCCGTCTGCTGGTCGAGCAGATGGCGCTCGCGGCCGGTGCCGCCGAGCTTTATCGCCTCGGGGCCGGCAAGATCGCCGATGCCTTCATCGAAACCCGGCTTGCGGGTGGCTGGCGCGCGACCTACGGCATGCTCGATTCGCGCTTCGACGCCAGCTACATCGTCGATCTATTGTATCCGCCTGCGACTTAG